One window of Pelobates fuscus isolate aPelFus1 chromosome 9, aPelFus1.pri, whole genome shotgun sequence genomic DNA carries:
- the GPR4 gene encoding G-protein coupled receptor 4, with protein MSNFTSPDACNVDSGLDGVLPPSLYALVFVVGLPANLLALWAAWLQVRQGRELGVYLLNLSLSDLLLICALPPWTDYYLRRDVWGYGPGACRLFGFVFYTNLYVGAAFLSCVSADRYLAVAHPLRFPGARPIRSAAAVSALVWILELAANAPPLLGDAIHRDQYNHTFCYESYPLSGRGAALANVGRVLAGFLLPWGVMMVCYAGLLRALRGSASCERRERRRVRRLALGLPCVALLCYGPYHALLLLRSVVFLVGGNSVAAGGDCALEERLFPAYHASLALATLNCLADPALYCLACPGARGEVAKAVGGVVAWALGKDRMGWGERGIEGRGGEELRMVELGRGQGVHVV; from the coding sequence ATGTCGAACTTCACTTCTCCAGATGCTTGTAACGTTGATTCTGGCCTGGACGGAGTGCTTCCACCCTCACTCTACGCACTGGTCTTCGTGGTGGGTCTGCCAGCAAATTTACTGGCCTTGTGGGCAGCTTGGCTTCAAGTTAGGCAGGGTAGAGAACTTGGTGTCTACCTCCTCAACCTCTCCCTCTCTGATCTTCTCCTGATTTGTGCACTCCCACCATGGACGGATTACTACCTGCGGCGGGATGTTTGGGGTTATGGCCCCGGTGCCTGCCGTCTTTTTGGTTTTGTATTCTATACCAACCTGTATGTGGGAGCCGCTTTCCTTTCCTGTGTATCTGCTGACCGATATCTAGCCGTGGCACACCCTTTACGTTTCCCTGGTGCTAGGCCCATACGCTCAGCTGCTGCTGTCTCGGCGCTGGTTTGGATACTTGAGTTGGCGGCCAATGCTCCCCCACTGCTTGGAGATGCCATCCACCGGGATCAATACAACCACACCTTCTGCTATGAGAGTTACCCCCTTTCTGGGAGAGGGGCTGCCTTGGCTAATGTGGGGAGGGTGTTGGCAGGTTTTCTGTTGCCCTGGGGGGTTATGATGGTCTGCTATGCCGGGCTGCTGAGAGCTCTGCGAGGAAGTGCATCCTGTGAGAGAAGAGAACGAAGGAGAGTGCGGCGGCTAGCTCTTGGGCTTCCTTGCGTAGCACTGCTGTGCTATGGGCCATACCATGCTTTACTCCTCCTACGAAGCGTGGTGTTCCTGGTTGGGGGAAACTCTGTGGCTGCAGGTGGAGACTGCGCATTGGAGGAGAGACTTTTCCCTGCCTACCATGCATCACTAGCCCTGGCCACCCTGAACTGTCTGGCAGATCCTGCCCTCTATTGTTTGGCATGCCCTGGAGCTCGGGGGGAAGTGGCAAAGGCAGTAGGAGGGGTAGTGGCATGGGCATTGGGCAAAGACCGAATGGGCTGGGGAGAAAGGGGCATTGAgggcagaggaggagaagagctcaGGATGGTGGAATTGGGGAGAGGGCAAGGGGTGCATGTGGTATGA